From a single Eisenibacter elegans DSM 3317 genomic region:
- a CDS encoding PD-(D/E)XK nuclease family transposase, which yields MTPDKPYGRYIDLFTDFGFKRIFGTERNKDILIDFLNTLLANDLPPIKTLTYLDKEKA from the coding sequence ATGACTCCTGACAAGCCTTACGGTCGCTATATCGACCTTTTCACCGATTTTGGCTTCAAGCGTATCTTTGGTACTGAGCGCAACAAAGACATCCTTATCGACTTCCTCAACACCTTGTTAGCCAATGACTTGCCGCCTATCAAAACCCTAACCTACCTCGACAAGGAAAAGGC